The genomic interval GCCAGATGTCGATCGGCACCTGCATGGTCGCGGCCCACGGCGTCGCCCGGGCGATGTCTCCGATCCCGCCCGGGAACACCACCAGCGGCAGGATCATCCCCGAGAAGAACGACGACAGCACCAGCGCCAGCTGCTCCATCCCCCGTGTGTCGGTGATCCAGAACCCGGACAGCGCGACCAGATAGCGGATCCCGAAGCTGACCAGGATCGCCAGGAACACGCCGGCCGCGACCGCGAGCCAGGCCAGCGGCGACGACGGGAACTTGAGGTCGAACACCAGCGCTCCGACGAGCAATGGCGCCCCACCGCGGACCAGCAGCTGGAACATCGCCCGCCCGAGGTCGACCGACAGCCACCAGAGCAGCAAATGCGTCGGCCGGTACAGATCCACCGCGATCTCACCGCTGCGGACCCGCTCCCCCAGTTCCCCCGTCGTCGTGGCGCCCCAGATCCCGACCGGCATCAGCAGCCCCTGCTGCAACCACACGAACGTGAGCGCATCCGCGGTGTCGTACCCACCCAGGCCCGGGCGCTCGTGCCACAGCGTCAGGTAGATCCCGCAGAGGATGAACCCGAAGACGGTGTTCGTGAACGCGCCGGACACAGTGGCGATCCGGTACGTCGAGAACCGCCGGAAGGACCGTACGGCGATCGCCCAGTACACACCCACCGCAACCTCCTCTCCAGACTCCGAGTGGTGTCCGAGAGCACAGCGGCACGCGAAACCGCCCCGAATCCTTCAGGACCCGGGGGTACGGACACCACTGTGAAGACGTGACCGAGCCACGCCGATTGTCAAAGGCAGAAGAGGGACGCTACGCCGCGGACCGCGGAGGCGTCAACACAAATAACCGGTCCGGGTGCGAGACCCCTCAGACTCGCACCCGAACCGGTGGCGCAGGTCAGACGGTGTCGGTCTTGAGCAGATGGGCCAGGTGCGTCGCGAACGGCGCCGGGTGGCTCGAGTAGCCGCCGTGGCCGCCCGGGAACATCACCACGGGCCAGCCGACGTGGTCGGCGATGACCGCGATCGGCCGTCCCGGCAGGTGCGCGAACGACTCCAGCCCGGCCGCCGGGACGATCCGGTCCGCGACCCGCTTCAACGCGTCCAGATCCGGCTGATAGCGGGTGAAGGGCAACAATTTGTGCTGATAGAAGTTCGCTCCGTTCGCCTGCATCCGCTCGGCGAGTTCGCGGTACTCGGGCAGCAGGTCCTCGAGCGGCGGCATCGCGTCGCCGTCCATCCCGGTGCCCATCATGAACACCACGTCGGCCGCGGTCAGCCCGTCCGTGCGGTACGTGTCGTACACCTCGTCGAAGAACGCGCGGGCATCGTCCGCGTCCG from Kribbella sp. NBC_00709 carries:
- a CDS encoding ABC transporter permease, with translation MGVYWAIAVRSFRRFSTYRIATVSGAFTNTVFGFILCGIYLTLWHERPGLGGYDTADALTFVWLQQGLLMPVGIWGATTTGELGERVRSGEIAVDLYRPTHLLLWWLSVDLGRAMFQLLVRGGAPLLVGALVFDLKFPSSPLAWLAVAAGVFLAILVSFGIRYLVALSGFWITDTRGMEQLALVLSSFFSGMILPLVVFPGGIGDIARATPWAATMQVPIDIWLGRNPGGIGSALLFQLGWIVVLLLGAQLVTSVATRKVVIQGG
- a CDS encoding alpha/beta fold hydrolase: MGAKTVNKLAVPGATLHYEVAGSGPVLLLIAGGGTDAGIFTGMVGQLAAEYTVVTYDPRGNSRSRYDGDATDECVEQSAEDALALIDAVGGGAAGEPAYVFGSSSGAITGLELITRHPDRVRMLIAHEPPCTEILPDADDARAFFDEVYDTYRTDGLTAADVVFMMGTGMDGDAMPPLEDLLPEYRELAERMQANGANFYQHKLLPFTRYQPDLDALKRVADRIVPAAGLESFAHLPGRPIAVIADHVGWPVVMFPGGHGGYSSHPAPFATHLAHLLKTDTV